In Zunongwangia sp. HGR-M22, the sequence GGTCGTGACAACGGAAAAGAAAAAGGAGAATACAGTGCGATATTTTATAATACTAACAAATTTGAAGTTTTAAAAAGCAATACATTTTGGTTAAATAAAAATCCAACCAAAATCAAGAAAGGTTGGGATGCTGTTTTGCCAAGAATTTGCACATACGGACTTTTTGAAAATAAAGAAAGCGGAGAAAAATTCTGGCATTTTAATGCGCATTTTGATCATGTTGGTGTAAAAGCAAGACAGGAAAGCGCAAAACTTATTTTCGCTAAAATTCAGGAGTTGAATACCGAAAACTATCCTGTGGTATTAACTGGCGATTTAAATCTAACTCCAGAAACAAAAAGTATCCAGTATTTATCTGAAAAAATGCTTAATGCTAAAAGTGTAGCTGAACTTGTATTTGGTCCCACAGGAACTTATAACGGATTTAATTTTTCAGAACCGGTAACCACAAAACTTGATTATGTTTTTGTTTCAAAAAATGGATTCAAAGTAAAGAAACATGCTGTTTTAAGTGATTCGAAAGATTTACATTATCCCTCAGATCATTTACCGGTGCTAGTGATTTTAGAATAAATAAGTAATGGAGTTTATATGAAAAGCTATCTTTTGGATAGCTTTTTTTAATTTCTAAAATTCAGAATCAGATCGCGATTGAATTACCTCTCAATTATTGAAAATTACCGACGCTTGAAAAATCCTTTGCCTAAAATCTTCAAAATTAAGCTCAAGAATTTGCTTGAAATCATAGTGATGAAAAGTATTCGCATTTTTACCAATATGGAATGAGCGATAATAATACCTAAAGTAATCGGGTAGAATTAATTTTCCCAAAATGATCGCTCCAAACATATAAGGACTGCGTTTACCGTTACCCAAGCATAAATATTGTAGCGCGATTTCATCTTCAACCTTGGTTCCGTAACCGCAAAGTGTATGATAGGCATCATGACGCTCTACTTTTGCGATTAGCTCAAAATTATTTTTATTCAGAAAGTGACCAAGATGATATCCAAAACTTTCTTGGGGATATTTTAGGAGATCAGAGGTGCTAATATTCCAAGGAATATGATCGCGTTTTAGCCATTTAGTGTATACTTTCTGAGTTTGATCGAATAACCAATGAATTAATTTCTTTCGCATATTGATTAATTTAAAGTGCTTTGAAAAACAAAGTAAATGAGTAAAATTTTTTGATTAATGAGTGGTGGAATGATCTAAGGCTTTTATATCTTTTTTATACTTCTTAGGAAGTAGAAGTTCTTTTAATACATAATTCATTCTGAAAATTTTGCTTAGGCGATACAAAGGAAGTACACCAATAAGCAGCGATTTATTTTTGAAGTTTAGTAAATGCCTCACCCTGGCAGGAGCCATTAAGGTTTGCGCCTCTAATAATAAAAAATAGCGGATGGCACCCAAATTCTTTTTGTACTGAATAAAAAGATCTTCGGTGTATTTACTATATTCAAAATTCTGTTTCAGCTGAAGTTCGCGTTGTTTTTCCCAGGCTAAAAAATCTTCAGGTAGGCCTGCAATCTTCATTTGCTTGCCAACTCTCGAGAAAACTTCAAAAACTTCATTCTTTTCAGCTAAAGTCAGTTTACGTTCCAGTGCTTCAAAAGCTCTTATAGAATAATCAATAAGCATAAAAAGTACATCCCGATATGCCCAATCTGGTATTCTAGCACCGCGATTTTCTTCAACTTGACCATGAATTTTATTCATCTGGTCAATCGCCTGGAAAGCAGCTTTTTCTTCAGCAAAAACAATTAGTTTTGCATAATTCACGGTAGAGAAGAGGCGACCTAAAGGATCTTTTGGAAGCCTGCCGGTGTAATACAACCAGTCTACCGCTTTATTTAATGCAAATTCTGCAGCAGCTCCGGCAAAAATAAAAAGTATAGTATCTGCCTTACCCCAAATTTCCCTAACGATAGATTGTTTGCTTGTGAAATATTTGGTTTCCATAACTAATCCCAAAGTCCTACTTGCGCTAATGCAAAAACAAGGCTTAACCAAAAGATGAAGAGAAAGCAAAATCCGCAGAAAAGGTTAATTATATTTCCGTATTTATGGTCTTTAAAAAATAAATCATGGATCAGGTAATAAAATAAACCACTGCAGGCACCACCAATCGAAGTGGTAATTATAGGGATATACACCCAGCTTTCAATTTCGCCAACTATTAATAAGATGACTGCCAATAAGAGTAATGCAATTCCTGCTCCGGTAAGTGCTCGTTTAGAGGCCAAAGCGTAATTTAATTTCAATGGATGTTCTATAGTCATAATACATAATTTTACTTTGAATTTCAAAGTAGATTAATAAAAAAATTTAGTTTAGCTCGTTTCTCGATTTTATAATGCTTTCCAACGCATCGATATGCTTTTTAAATGCTAATTTCCCAAGTTTGGTCGCTTTGTATTTGGTGTTTGGTTTTCGATCTACAAAAGATTTTTGAACCTCAAGATATTCGGCTTTTTCAAGCGCTTTTATATGGCTGGCAAGATTACCATCAGTCACTGCTAAAAGTTCTTTTAACTGATTAAAACTCGCTTTTTCGTTTACCACTAAAACCGACATGATGCCCAAACGAATTCGGTGATCAAAAAGTTTATTTATATTTTCTATAATACTCACTTGCAGAATTTTTCTTCGGAAATTATTTTTTCTGAAAATTCATTAAACTTCCGTAGATAATATGCAAAAGTCCGAATCCTATCGTCCAAAACCAAAATCCGAATCCAGGAAAACAAGCGCAAATTAATCCAATTATTATTTCTGAAATTCCTAAATATTTAATGGTGCCAATCGTATATTTTGAAGCATTTAGCAAGGCCAGTCCATAGAAAATAAGCATCAGCGAAGGCGCAGCTTCAATTTGGCCTTGATTCAATTTTAAAAGAATATAAGCACCACCGGTAAGTAACGGAACCAAAAAATGGAAGACTAATCGCTTTGCGGTTTCATCCCAGATCTGCTCATCATTTTTCTTCGCTTCTTTTACAGAAAGAAAGTATGCGGTAATTATACTAAACATTAAAACTAGCATTAATATAATCACTATTGGTAATAGAACTTCTGGGTTGGCCACATTTTGATCTTCTAATACATTCGATAAAAAGAATATTTTAGCAATACCTGCTCCAAGGATCGCATAGATGCCGGCCATAATTCCCGACGTGCCACTTAGAGAAAGAAAGCGCGAAGAGCGATTCATTAAATTCCGGATTTCAGATAAATCCTGTGAATAATCTTTATTCATATTAAAGTACTTTGAATTACAAAGTAAGTGTATAAAAATAAATTATGCAACTGAATTTTGAAATTATAGTTTAAAAAAACAGTTGCATAATTTAATCAAAATATCTTCTCTTTACTTCACTATCCAAATTGGGATTTTGGCATTAGAAGTCGAAAGCTCATCGGTAACACTTCCCAGCATTAGGGAAGAAATGTTATTACTTCCTTTATCTGCAACCATCAGTAAATCTGCGCCACGATCTTGTGAATATTCAACCAGCTTTTCAGCAATACTAGATTCTTTACTTTCTAAAGAATACTTTGCAATATCATATGGTTTATGCAAGCGCTTTACAAATTTCTCTAAGCGCTCTTCACTATGTTTTTTAATCTTAGACTTCAAAGTTTCGTCTGATACATACGGCGAAAACTGCGCAGGTATATGATAAACATGGGCAGCCGTAACCTTAGCATCAGTGTTTTTTTGAATATAATCTACATTATTGTAAATTTTCATACAGCTTCTTGAAAAATCGGTCCCTATCCAAATATTTTCAATTTTATTTTGAGTTGTCTCTGGGATAATGATTATAGGGCATTTTACCATTCTTAATAATTTGTCGGTAAGCACGCCAGCACCTTCATAATCGATTTTATTACCAACAAGAATCATATCGATATAGTATTTGTTTACGATATGATTAAATATGGATTCTGTGTAAGGATCTTCAGCAATCAGTGTGTCCCATTCTACATCGGCATCAAAACTGCTGTTTATTTTCTCGCTAAGTTCATCACCAATAATTTGTTCCAGATCCAAATCTTTTAATTGCTCCTGAAACAATTCAGAAATCGCGTATTTCTTTACATTATGAGTGAAGTAAACCTTCTTTATGTTCAGTTTTTTGGCTAAAAAAGAAGCATATTTAATAAGGTGATCATCCATTGGTGATAAATCAAGCCCTACCAGTATATTATTAATGTTAGTCATTTTGATCGGCTTTTTTCAGGTTTCTTTTTTGTACTATATTTTTAACTACTTCTTCGTAATTTTCTTTTTGTTTTTGCTCTTTCTTCTTATTTAGTTTTTTCATGTCTTCGTTAAGTCCTTTGTATAAAGAGTAACA encodes:
- a CDS encoding endonuclease/exonuclease/phosphatase family protein, whose product is MKRNLSALMLICCLTSAFAQTKLMTYNIKYANENDGENSWSYRKDWITNQIKFYEPDVFGVQEALHTQIAYFDEQMPNYKYIGVGRDNGKEKGEYSAIFYNTNKFEVLKSNTFWLNKNPTKIKKGWDAVLPRICTYGLFENKESGEKFWHFNAHFDHVGVKARQESAKLIFAKIQELNTENYPVVLTGDLNLTPETKSIQYLSEKMLNAKSVAELVFGPTGTYNGFNFSEPVTTKLDYVFVSKNGFKVKKHAVLSDSKDLHYPSDHLPVLVILE
- a CDS encoding oxygenase MpaB family protein — protein: METKYFTSKQSIVREIWGKADTILFIFAGAAAEFALNKAVDWLYYTGRLPKDPLGRLFSTVNYAKLIVFAEEKAAFQAIDQMNKIHGQVEENRGARIPDWAYRDVLFMLIDYSIRAFEALERKLTLAEKNEVFEVFSRVGKQMKIAGLPEDFLAWEKQRELQLKQNFEYSKYTEDLFIQYKKNLGAIRYFLLLEAQTLMAPARVRHLLNFKNKSLLIGVLPLYRLSKIFRMNYVLKELLLPKKYKKDIKALDHSTTH
- a CDS encoding winged helix-turn-helix domain-containing protein, which produces MSIIENINKLFDHRIRLGIMSVLVVNEKASFNQLKELLAVTDGNLASHIKALEKAEYLEVQKSFVDRKPNTKYKATKLGKLAFKKHIDALESIIKSRNELN
- a CDS encoding universal stress protein, whose amino-acid sequence is MTNINNILVGLDLSPMDDHLIKYASFLAKKLNIKKVYFTHNVKKYAISELFQEQLKDLDLEQIIGDELSEKINSSFDADVEWDTLIAEDPYTESIFNHIVNKYYIDMILVGNKIDYEGAGVLTDKLLRMVKCPIIIIPETTQNKIENIWIGTDFSRSCMKIYNNVDYIQKNTDAKVTAAHVYHIPAQFSPYVSDETLKSKIKKHSEERLEKFVKRLHKPYDIAKYSLESKESSIAEKLVEYSQDRGADLLMVADKGSNNISSLMLGSVTDELSTSNAKIPIWIVK